The following are encoded in a window of Carya illinoinensis cultivar Pawnee chromosome 15, C.illinoinensisPawnee_v1, whole genome shotgun sequence genomic DNA:
- the LOC122297668 gene encoding uncharacterized protein LOC122297668: protein MASKLVQLQSKAAQASQFVAKHGGAYYRQLLEQNKQYIQEPPTVEKCNLLSKQLFYTRLASTPGRQEAFRKELDYVKHLWKNRQELKVEDAGIAALFGIECFAWFCAGEIIGRGFTFTGYYV, encoded by the exons ATGGCGTCCAAGCTGGTTCAATTGCAATCCAAGGCTGCTCAGGCTTCACAATTTGTGGCCAAGCATGGAGGTGCCTACTACAGGCAGTTATTGGAGCAAAACAAGCAGTACATTCAAGAGCCACCCACCGTCGAGAAATGCAATCTTTTGTCAAAACAATTGTTCTATACTCGCCTTGCCAG TACTCCTGGGCGGCAGGAAGCATTCAGGAAGGAGCTCGATTATGTCAAGCATCTATGGAAGAACAGGCAGGAACTTAAGGTTGAGGATGCTGGCATTGCCGCCTTGTTTGGGATAGAATGCTTTGCCTGGTTCTGCGCCGGTGAGATCATAGGTCGAGGATTTACATTCACGGGCTACTATGTTTAA